The nucleotide window TTACAAGCAGTCCCTTAAGCAGGAACCACGCAACGAGCAGACACGTAAAAACTACGAAATCGCCAAACTTAAAGACCAGGAAAATAAGCAGAACCAGGGCAAGGGCGGTGGTGGAGAAGGTCAGCAACAGCAGGATCAGTCCGGGCAGGGTGATCAGAAAAAAGACGGACAGCAGGGAGCCGGAAGTGGACCGGAAAGTGAAGGCAAGGATAACAGTGGAAATAATCCCAACCCAGATAAACAAAACAATAACGGAGCTTTGCCCAAAGGCATGCAGGAGGCCATCCTGAACCGGGTTTCAGATAAAGAACGGGAAACAGCGAAAAAGATTCTGAACAAGGATTCGTACTCGATGCCGGAGAGCAACGAGAAGGATTGGTAATGACTAGATTCTATCCCATACTTTTTATTTTTTTTGCGGCATTTTCTTATGCGCAGGTTAACCTGGTTGTTACTACCGACAGAAATACCCGCGACTTTAAGGAAGAAGACCCCATTGTGGTAAACATTCTGCTGGAAATTGCCGGAAAGGACATGATTCAGCAAACGCCTTTGCGTATGTTTGATACTTCCAGGTTTGAAGTTATAGCGAGCGGTTCCGAACAGAATACTTTCATCGACTCAAAATCAGGATTTAGGGTGAACAGGACCCTTTATCAGTATGTTCTCAAACCAAAAAAAACGGGAAAACTCAAGATCGGATCGGCTTCGGTAATTGTCAATGATAAACTGTATCACACCGAACCTTTTGATATCTTCATCAGCGAATCCGAAAAGAAAGTCATAGCGGACAAAAGCTTCAGTGAAATCTATTTGAATATGGAGCTGGACCGGGATGAAGTATATAAGAACCAGCCTACTGTTGCTGTCCTACGCGCCTATTCCCGTAACCTCAACAGTTTCCGCAAAGTCCGCGACATAAAATTACCTGACAATATAAAACTGACGGTTCGCAAGGTCAGTTCCGAAAAATCAGAAATCGAACCCGCCGGGAATATTTCCAGTCAGGTACTGGCAGTTTTTCTGATTTATCCTTCGGAGTCGGGGAGGTTGGATATCGGTCCGGTAAGTGCACGGGTGTCCTCCGGTAATTCAAAGATTCTGTCAAATAAATCCAGGCTGAAGGTTAAAAGTTTACCGCCGTCCGCTCCTGCGGGATTTAAAGATGCAGTAGGGAATTTTGAGCTCCAGCTTTCACATTCCGGCGAAAAGGCCGAAGTTGAAAAACCGGTGAAAGTGTCACTCACTTTACGAGGTGAGGGTAATTTTGACAATATGACACTGCCGAAGATCAGAGAATCGGAAAGCTACCGTTTTTACACTCCTAAGATTGTTACAAATACAAAAGTTTCCAAATCCGGAGTGAGAGGTGAGGTTACGGCACATTATCTTATTATTCCGCAAAAACCCGGGCCGCTCACTGTCTCCACAGATGCATTCTCTTTCTTTAATCCTGAAACGGGCAAATATGTAGACCTGGGCAGCCGGGAAGTGAAGATGGATGCACTTACGCACAACGAAATACTGGCAGCGCGCACTCCCATTGAAAAGGTGAATGATTATACGAATACCGTGCTGGAAACCGTAGACAATCCTGTAATAAAAACCACTAATCTGCGCGTAGAGGAAAGAAAAACTGTAAACTGGAAGACGGTATGGATCAACCTTGGACTTTTGCTGGCCGCTGCTTTGGGCCTGTTGTGGTTTCGAAAGTACCGCAGGACAAATGCGGGTGCCAGCTCGGCAAAACAGCAAAAAGATTTAGGTACGATTGCCGAAACAGAGCGGGAGTTAAAAGCAAAGGAGGCTGTGGACACGGATATATATGTTCCTTATCTGCAGCAGTTGGCAGATAATGCTCAGTACGACAGATTCTTTGAAACGCTGGCAGAAATGGATGCAGCTTTCCGTGCGGTTTTTGGAACAAACACAACGGCTGATTTCAAGGTTGTTCTGGAGCAGTCCTTCGGGCAGAATATGGCCGAAAATTACCGTATTTTGCAGCAAAAAATCCAGATGGAAAAGTTCGCACCCGTCCATACCCCCGAGCACATCCGGGAACTTCTTGAAGAAACCCGGAATTTATATTCGCAAATTAACAAATAAACAAAAATATTTCATATTTTTGCGAAATTATTAAAGCGTCTGTAATGTTTGAACACTTTTCCTGGAAAGAGATTTTAACCTGTTCTATGGTTCTGTTTGCCGTAATCGATATCATCGGATCCATCCCGATCATCGTGAGCCTGAAGAAGAAATTCGGTAAAATTGAATCAGAGAAAGCAGCTATTGTAGCGGGCCTTCTAATGATTGTTTTCCTTTTCGTGGGTAATAAAATCCTTAATTTTATTGGTGTTGACGTAAATTCGTTTGCGATAGCGGGTGCATTTGTCATTTTTATAATAGCTCTGGAAATGATCCTGGGTGTGCAGATACAGAGGAATACTGAGGCTACTTCAGCTTCCATTGTGCCTATTGCTTTCCCCCTGATCGCCGGTGCGGGAACTCTTACAACTACGCTGTCACTGAAGGCCGAATATCACGATATCAATATTATATTCGGAATTGTATTGAATACAATTTTTGTATATGTTGTTTTAAAATCCGCAAACTGGATTGAAAGAAAATTAGGTACCGGAACTCTAAAGGTGATTGAAAAAGTTTTCGGAATTATCCTTTTGGCCATCTCCATTAAATTATTTACCGCTAACTTTGCGCAGCTATTTCAAACTTACGTTCATTTTTAATATATAATCATGCAGCTATATTATAAGATATTTCTGGTCCTTTTTATCCTATTCATAGGTTTTAACCTCTATGCTGTGGACTGGAATATCGGTTTGATGAATGATGATAATCTTAAATACGTATTTTCCCTTTCGGCAGGTATCGTAGGACTTCTCTTGGTATTTGTTCTGCATACCTGGAGCAAACTCAGGTCGCGTCCGTAACTGCAAGGTTATTTAAAACTGCGCCGGCTTTCAGTTCAGTTTCCTGCCATTCTTTTTCGGGATTACTTTTCGCATTAATTCCTCCGCCTGCGTACAGGTGGACACCCGATGCTGTGAAGCGCGCGCACCGAAGATTTACAAAATACTGAATTTCACTTTCTGTTTCCACCCTGATATATCCCGAATAGAAAGACCTTGGATTCTTTTCGAATGCAGCAATTGCTTTTTGGCAGAAATCTTTCGGAATTCCGCAGACGGCAGGCGTAGGATGAAGTTCAGCTATCAGCGCTTCCAGGTCATGTTTTTTTACCTTGGCTTTAAAGTCTGTCCGCAGGTGCTTGATGTTTCCGGAATGATGATCGTATGTTTCAGAAATCCATATCTCAGAACTGTATTTCTGAACCGTTTCAGCAATGTACAGCGTTACTGGCCTCTGTTCTTCTGTTTCCTTATCTGTCCAGTCTTCCTCCAGAGGAAGTGTGCCTGCCAGGCTCATGGTTTCAAAAACTGATGTCTTTTTGTTAAATCTGCCTAAAAGTTCAGAAAATGCGCCCATCCAGCAGTGCGGCCCTTTATTAAAAAGATAAACAAAAGCGTTAGGATAAGATCTGCACAGATTCAGAAAGCTTCTGCCAAAATCAATTTCCCCGCTGCCCGAAAGCTTGCTGTACGGTAAATATTTCTGCCGGGAGAGTACCAGTTTAGGAATTTCATTCTTTCTAACAAATTGAATTACTTTCGCCACCCTTTCCAGGTATTCTTCTTTACTTTCAGAACGAAAATAAGGATCCGGTCCACCTGTAACCCGCGGAAAGGTCGAGCTCAGTATTTCATCATTTGATAACCTCATCAGTTTACCGCCAAACCGCACCGTCTCAGTTTCATCAAATGAAACAAGCTTTACCGGAAACTCGTTTTCCGGCCCCTGTACGGTGAAAATTTCAGGTTGGAAAGGGAACTTGAGGAAGATCATTATGAAAGCTTGCTGTGCAGAATGATATTATTTGTCATGGTGGTATGATTGATAAGGTGGCCTTTTGCATCCCTTATTTCAATCTGCGAAACATGAACTGTATTCCCCTTGCGTATGAAGGAGGCTTTTCCGGTCACGGTGCCTGTGCGTATTGCACGCAGATGGTTGGAGTTGATATTGGTGCCAACCGGCGCATATTTTTCCATATCTACATGAAGTACTGACAGACATGAGCCAAGTGTTTCGGCCAGAGCCACGCTGGCGCCGCCGTGCAGGATGCCGTAGGGCTGATGCACACGGGGTTCTACCGGCATTTCTGCAGTTAGGGATTCATCATCAACATCAGTAAACCGTATATTGAGGGTTTTTCCAAGATTTTCCCGACCCCAGTTGTTCAGCCGGTCCAGGATTTCATTTCTTTTGCTGTCTTCCATAATAAATCAGCTGATATTTGGGTTCCAGTTTTCAGGGACCTTTGGCGTTATGTCGTATTCCTTGTAGTAGTCGGAGATGTGCTGCAGTACCTCCTCATAACTCATTAGTTTAAGCTTTTCGTATTGTATGGTATGCCCCAGATAAACGGTATTGCGTTTAAAATCACCTGCTCCCAATACAATGGGTAATTTTGCCTCCATTGCCATATAATAAAAGCCTTTCCGCCATTTCGGTACCCAGCTGCGCGTCCCTTCGGGTGTTATTACCAGACTGAAATTTTCCTTTTCGAACAGTCTGCCTACAAACTTTACGAGATCATTTCTCTGGCTGCGGTCTATACCTATACCCCCCAAAGCCTTTACGATCCCACCGTACCAACTTTTGGTGTGCTCATCTTTAATGATAATTTTAAGAGGTTTGCCCAATGCCCAGTATGCGAAGTTACCCAGGATATATTCCATGTTGTGGGTATGGGGAGCAATAACGAGGATACAGCGTTCCAAAACTTTTGGATCGCCGTGTAAAACCACTTTCCAGCCCAGCATTTTCAGTGCCAGCGCACCAATAATTTTCTTCATGAAGTGTATTGTTAAAAACAAAAAAAGTATAACCAGCAAGGCTATACTTTACAAATATATTGAAATATTAACTCTCCTAAAACAAACTGCTTACTAAATAAACAATCTTAAATACGATTTCTAAAACAAGCTGTACCATAGGTGAAATTTTTGTGGTTTTGGTGGAACGAATTTACAATTTTATTTTTAATAATTAAAAAGCATGTGATGCTAATTTTTTAATTAATAATCAGACTGATAAGGAACGGGCAGATAAAACCTGAACTGGGAGCCTTGAAACTCTGCCCGTTGCCAAATCACTTTCTTACCTGGTCTTGATGGATACTACCTTTTTTTGGCCATTAATGGAGATATTGATATCCTTAATGCTGTCGGTATCTATCTTCAGCTTTTTAATCATCAGATCTGCCTCTTCTTTGGATACCTTTTTGCCGTTTACGATTATGGAATCGGCATTGTTTGATGATACTACGATGCTGTTACTGCCCGTGTTCTGATTTCCGTACCTGTCATCTTCATCCCGGTCATCACTCAGTGAAAAGCCCTGCTCATCATTCAGTGCAATTACGCTCATGTTTTGTGGAACTACCAGTTCATAATCCACCCGGTAGTCACGGAACCTGTATTCGTAGGGATAGGAATAGTAGTTAGGGAGCAGTATCTTATTGTTCACGATTTCTACGGGAATATTTACCTTAAGTGGCAGATTATAGCCGTCTGCTCTCTTCTTCACTTCCAGGTATGGCGCGGCTACATTTTCACGGCGTACATGGATATCAGGATAGTCCTGTTTATAGATTGTTTTTCCGTCGGAATATATATCATCCCAATACGATTTAAAATTCTGGGGAATCACCACTTTTTTCACATCTACCATTATGGAGTCCGATGTGGTATTTATGGCTACATTCTCTGTTTCATCATTATTCCCGCTGTACTGCGTGCTGTATTTAATTGCACTTGCTCCTGTAAATGCGGCTAAAGCAATCCAGATCAGTACAAGTCCGCCAATTACATAACCTGTATTGTTGAGTTTAGTTCTTGGCGAAAACAGCTTAATGGCCAGGTAGCAGAAGATCAGAGCCGGAATAAACACCGTCAGGAATGCCAGGGCTATAGCCAGGAATCCCAGGTTGCTGTCCTGCAGATAAAATCCTAAATTATCAAAGAAATTGATATTACTGGTTCCTGCCAGTCCGAAAACACTTATTGAGGCCAACAGCATGGATAGACCGATGAGCCCGAATATACCGCCAAGTATATAACGGATTACGTTCCAGATGCCGTTTCCTGCATTATTAATATAGGGTTTGTTCTCGGTATAAATTTCCCCTACACGCTGCGTGGATTCATTGGCAAACTGTACCAGTTTATTGGATTCACTTTTCAGGTTGTCAAAATTCATGGGTTTGCCTTTCATCTTCAGGAAGTCTGCCGCCGTTTGGGCTTTAGGCAGGACAATCCAGAAGATAATATAAATCAGTATAATCAGTGAGGTGGAAATTGCTGCTGTAAATATTCCCAGGATGGCTATACCTAACCAAATGGCACGCATCGCACTGATGTCCATACCAGTGTAGTGTGCCAGACCGGCGCAAACACCTGCTATTTTTTGCCTTTCGGGATCACGGAACAGCTGTTTCGCACCTGGATTGCCAAAAGCCTTCCGGCTGTTTTTATTATTCGTTTCAGAATAATAGGCTTCCTCCTGCTCTTCAATTACTTCAGGTTTTCCAATCTGGAATATAACCTTTTCAACGTCTGCGTCATTTATGACTTCGCGTCTGCCAAGGGTTTCCTTAAATATTTCGACCATCCGTATTTCGATGTCGTGCATCACTTCATCAGCTTCTGTAGGCTCCAAAGAACTTCTTAGGGCTGCCAGATAATCGCTGAGTTTTATATAGGCGTGTTCCTCAATCGTAAATGAGAAACCGGCGAGTCCAATTGAGAGTGTCTTGTTCATAGTTTTAAGAATTTGCTTGAAACGGATTTTCAGTCCCGCTTGTCGGATTGTTTTTAGTGATTTGGTTTACAGATTCATTCAGCTCGCGCCAGGTAGTCAACAGTTCAGCCAGAAACAGGTTTCCTTTTTCGGTGATCTGATAATACTTCCTTGGCGGCCCTCCGGTAGATTCTTCCCAACGGTAGGAAAGAAATTCGCCGTTTTTCAGTCGGGTGAGGAGCGGATAAAGCGTTCCTTCCACCACATCCAGTCTGCCTTTCTTTAGCTCATCTATGAGATCGGAAACATACATCTCGCGCTCATGGATCAGACTCAAAATGCAGAATTCCAGAATTCCTTTGCGCATCTGCGCTTTCGTGTTCTCGGTATTCATTTAGTTGAGGTTATGATTTGGTTAATAATTCTGAACTGATATAACTTAACAATACAAAGATATGTTATTTATTCAGTAATATGCAATACAAAGTAGTATAAAATTGTGTTATTACCTGTTAAGTGGTTGATTATCAGTATAAAAAATTTATAAGAAATTTTACTGTACTTAATTCTAAAATTAAATTTGATCAAATTTTAAGCAAAATTTCAGATAATATCCATTTTTAGTAATTTTATACGAAAATTAAAAAAGCTATGAATAACCACGAAATCGATTACAGGATACATGGAGAAGAAATGCAGTGTGTGGAGATTGAACTGGATCCTAATGAAAGCGTCATTTCCGAGCCGGGAAGTTTTATGATGATGACCGAAGGCATACAGATGGAAACCATGTTTGGCGACGGTAATGAAAAGGGTCTTATGGGCAAATTGTTCTCGGCAGGCAAACGCTTGCTTACCGGTGAGAATCTTTTCATGACAGCTTATACAAATATATCCAGTCAGAAAAGGCAGGTGTCTTTCGCGGCCCCTTACTCAGGGAAAATAATCGCGTTGGATCTTTCGCGGCTGGGTGGAAGGGTAATCTGCCAGAAGGACAGCTTCCTGTGCGCTGCCAAAGGAGTATCTGTAGGTATTGAATTTCAGAAGAAGCTGGGTACAGGGCTTTTTGGTGGCGAAGGATTCATAATGCAGAAATTGGAGGGAGACGGGATGAGTTTTGTGCACAGTGGCGGCCACGTAATTGAGAAACAGTTGCAGCCCGGCGAAATACTCAAGATCGACACCGGCTGTATCGTTGCTTTTACCAAAGAGGTGGATTATGATATCCAGTTTGTGGGTGGCATCAAGAACTCCATTTTTGGCGGCGAAGGACTCTTTTTTGCGCAGCTTCGCGGTCCCGGAACAGTTTGGATACAGACCCTGCCCATTTCCCGACTGGCTGCCCGTATACTCCAGTTCGGAACCGGAAAAAAAGGTGAAGAAGGAAGTGTACTCGGAAAATTGGGTAATCTCCTGGACGGTGACGGATTTTAAAGACCGGTTTTCAATAAACGGATTTTAAGCGGGTTTATACAGCCTGCTTTTTTGTTTTATTGAATCCCTGGACCTGCGCTAAAAAGACATTAATCAGGGTGCTGAATTTTTGCATAAAAATTTAAATATCAGTATTTTTGTGAATTACTGAAATTTGAGCTAAAGCTGCAATGCAATACCGGCAGCATTTTATATGAGCGAAAACAACAACTTTAATTATACCGAAGACAATATCCGGACGCTGGACTGGCAGGAGCACGTTCGGCAGCGGCCCGGGATGTACATCGGAAAGCTGGGTGACGGATCGTCTGCTGATGATGGAATCTATATCCTTCTGAAGGAAATCATTGACAATTCCATAGATGAATTTGTAATGAAATCCGGAAAGCGGATTGAAATCAAGATTGATGAAGGTAAAGCTGTGATCCGCGATTTTGGCCGTGGGATACCGCTTGGGAAGGTGGTAGACGCGGTTTCCAAAATGAATACCGGTGGTAAATACGACAGCAAAGCCTTCAAGAAGTCTGTGGGACTGAATGGTGTGGGTTCCAAGGCTGTTAATGCGCTTTCTGACTTCTTTAAAGTTAAATCAGTGCGCGAAGGCCGGATGAAGATTGCCGAATTCTCCAAAGGGGTAGTTACCCACAACCACGACGAGGCGGATACTTCCGACCGTAACGGTACGGAAATTACTTTTATTCCGGATCATGAGATCTTCCCGCATTTCAAATTCAGGAAAGAGTATATAGAAAGGATGCTCCGAAACTATGTTTACCTGAATCCGGGACTCAAGATTATCTTCAACGGTGAAACTTTTTTTTCGGAAAACGGTCTTAAGGATCTGCTTCAGGAAGAACTGGAGGGCGACATTCTGTATCCTATCATCCATCTGAAGGCTGAAGATATTGAGATTGCGGTTACACATTCAGACAAATCGCAGTCGGAAACCTATTTTTCTTTCGTAAACGGTCAGAATACAACGCAGGGCGGTACTCACCTCAATGCATTTAAGGAGGCCTATGTAAAAACAATACGCGAATATCTCAATAAGACCTACGAAGCCTCGGATATTCGCAAGTCCATTATAGCGGCTGTTTCCATAAAGGTTATTGAGCCGGTTTTTGAATCCCAGACCAAGACCAAACTGGGCTCGAATGATATGGAGCCGGGAAAAGAAACCATCCGGACTTTCATGAATAATTTCCTTAAAAAGGAACTGGATAATTACCTGCACAAAAATCCGGAAACCGCCGAGGCGGTTCACAAGAAAATCCTGGTTTCGGAACGCGAGAGGAAAGAGCTTTCCGGTATTCAGAAACTGGCCCGCGAGAGAGCGAAGAAAGTATCACTTCATAACAAAAAACTGCGTGACTGCCGCCAGCATTATAATGACCAGAAGGCAGAAAGGAAAGCAGAATCCCAGATTTTCATTACCGAAGGAGATTCGGCCTCCGGTTCTATTACCAAGTCACGGGATGTTGAAACCCAGGCTGTTTTCTCACTGCGCGGTAAACCGCTGAATTCCTATGGTCTTACTAAGCGGGTGGTGTACGAAAATGAGGAGTTCAACCTTTTGCAGGCTGCGCTGAATATTGAAGACTCATTGGAGGATTTGCGCTACAACCAGGTAATCATTGCCACAGATGCCGATGTGGACGGTATGCATATCCGGCTGCTCATGATCACCTTTTTCCTGCAGTTTTTCCCGGATCTGATCCGGAACGGGCATTTATACATCCTTTCCACACCTTTGTTCAGGGTGCGGAACAAAAAAGAAACGCGTTACTGCTATTCCGATGCCGAAAGGATAAAAGCGCTGAATGAGCTCGGCAAGAATCCGGAGATCACACGCTTTAAAGGTTTGGGTGAGATTTCCCCCGATGAATTTAAGCATTTCATTGGCAAGGACATCCGGCTTGAACCCGTGGTAATCGGTAAAGATCAGACTATAGAGCAAATCCTGGAATTCTATATGGGTAAAAATACTCCGGACCGGCAATCCTTTATCCTTGAAAACCTGGTAGTTGAAGATCCGGAAATTGACAAAAAGGAAAAACTGGAAGATGTGCACGTATAATTTGCAGCATCCATTATCAAACAGAATTAATTTCGCGCTTGCGCGGACCAATATATGACTGAAGAAAACCTCCATGAAGGGGAAAGTTTAAGGAAAGTATCAGGGCTGTATAAGGACTGGTTTCTGGATTACGCCTCTTACGTAATTCTGGACCGGGCCATTCCGTCGGTCTACGACGGTTTCAAACCTGTGCAGCGCCGGATCATGCACTCCATGCGTGAGCTGGAAGACGGCCGCTACAATAAGGTGGCGAATATCGTTGGGAATACAATGAAGTATCATCCTCACGGTGACGCCTCCATTACCGATGCGATGGTTCAGATTGGGCAAAAGGAACTGCTCATCGATACCCAGGGTAACTGGGGAAATATCTACACCGGCGATTCTGCCGCTGCCGCCCGTTATATTGAAGCGCGCCTAACACCCTTTGCTCTCGAGGTTGTTTTTAACCCAAAGACTACCGAATGGTCCAAATCTTATGACGGCCGGAACAACGAGCCTATTGACCTGCCCGTAAAATTCCCGCTGCTCCTGGCACAGGGGGTGGAAGGTATTGGGGTTGGACTTTCAACTAAAATCCTGCCGCATAACTTTAATGAACTGATCAGTGCATCAGTTGCGCATCTGAAGGGCAAAAAGTTTCAGGTGTTCCCGGATTTCATTACCGGTGGTTTACTGGATGTAGCCGAATATAATGATGGTGAAAGAGGCGGTAAAGTACGCGCAAGAGCCAGGATTGTTCAGCGTGAAAAAAACCTGCTGGTCATTACCGAACTTCCCTACTCCAAAACCACCGTAGACCTTATTGACAGTATAGTAAAGGCCACCGAAAGAGGTAAGATCAGAATAAAAAGGATTGAAGACAATACCTCGGATAAAGTGGAAATCCTGATTCATCTTGCCAATGATGTATCTCCGGACAAGACCATTGATGCACTGTACGCCTTCACCGACTGTCAGGTTTCCATTTCGCCTAATGCGTGTGTAATCGTGGGTGACAAGCCAATGTTCCTGAGTGTTTCCGAAATCCTGCGCATGAATACCGACCACACGGTATCTCTGCTGAAAAAGGAACTTGAGATTGAACTTCATGAACTTCAGGAAAGCTGGCATTTTGCCTCGCTTGAACGTATTTTTATTGAAAACCGGATCTATCACGATATCGAAGAAGTTAAATCCTGGGAAGAAGTTCTTACGACTATTGATACAGGCCTCAAACCGCACACCGGGCATCTGCTGCGTGAGGTAACAGAAGAGGATATTGTCAGGCTTACCGAGATTAGGATAAAGAGGATTTCCAGGTTTGACCTTGATAAATTTAAGGAAACCATAGCAGCGCTCGAGGATAAGATTGAAAAATGCAGATACAATCTGGAACATCTTATTCCGTATGCCATAGACTACTTCCTGAACATCCAGAAGAAATATGGTAAGGACCGCGAAAGAAAGACCGAGATCAGGATATTTGATACGATTGATGCTTCCAAAGTAGCGGTTGCAAATGAAAAATTCTACGCTAATTTTGCTGAAGGATTTATTGGAACGTCGCTGAAGAAGGACCAGTTCCTTTTTGACTGTTCGGATATTGACGACATCATTACCTTCCGTCGGGACGGAACCATGAAAGTCGTCAAAGTTGAAGCCAAGACCTTTATCGGCAAAGACATTGTTCACGTAGGCATCTGGAAAAAAGGCGACACCCGCACTGTTTACAATACCATTTACCGCGAGGGACGCGACGGCCCTTATTATATGAAGCGTTTCTCGGTGACAAGCATTACGCGTAACACCGATTATCCGCTTGCCTCTGAGAAAAAAGGATCCGAATTCCTCTATTTTTCTGCCAATCCCAACGGTGAGGCAGAGCTGGTGACGGTCTTGCTGAAGCCCAATGCGCGCGTACGCAAGAACAGGATTGACATAGATTTTTCCGAGCTGGCCATTAAAGGCCGGGCCTCACGCGGAAATCTGGTTACAAAATATACCATCAAGAAAATCGATCTGAAGGAGGAAGGCCACAGTACCCTGGCTCCGAGAAAAATCTGGTTTGATGAAACGGTGCGCCGCCTCAATGTGGATGCACGCGGTACGCTGCTGGGAAGCTTCAAAGGCGACGACCGCATCCTTACCATCAACAGTAACGGTGAGGCGAAACTGGTTTCCTTTGACCTGATGAACAGGTTTGACGATGAATATCTGGTGTTGGAGAAGTGGATTCCGGAACAGCCAATTACCTGTATTTATTTTGACGGTGAGAAAGGTATTTATTTCATCAAAAGATTCCTGCTGGACCACACCCCAAATATTCAGCATTTTGTACCTTCAGATCATCCCAAAACTTTTATTGAACAGATTATTACTGTGGACAGGGCACAGGCAGAGATTGTTTTTGCCAAAGAAAAAGACAAACAGCGCGACCCCGAAACTATCATTATCGATGATTTTATCTCGGTAAAAGGCATAAAAGCCATTGGTAACCAGCTTACGAAAAGCAAGGTGAAAAGCATTAACATCACCCTGCCTGAGCCGGAGGAAATGAATCCCGGTTTCGACGAGGTAGAACAGAATGAAGACAGTGTGGCCTTTATAGACCACGATGTGGCCAATGGAGACTACCCCGAGGAAGGTGCCATCGGAAATCTGTTCGGGGAGTAATTTAATCTGATGCCGCTTACCGCATCATCAATGAAAAATATATGAGTTTAGTACTGATTATAATTATCGCGGCTACGGCCCTTATAAGTTTCATAGCCTTCAGCAACCAGCCGCTGTTCGAGAAATATAAATTCAATGTAGGAGCGATCACCAATAACCGGGAGTATATCCGGCTGATCAGCGCAGGATTCCTGCATGGAGACATGATGCATCTGCTTTTCAATATGATGACGCTCTACTTTTTTGGGCCCATCGTGGTGCAGGCGTTTGGCCAAATTGGATTTTTAATCGTTTACTTTGGT belongs to Chryseobacterium sp. and includes:
- a CDS encoding tetratricopeptide repeat protein, with protein sequence MVVFCGTWVFAQKSYKSLVHEGNRFYENNKFEAAASSFMEAVKTDKNSYTAHYNLGNALYRSKKYEEAIAEYQKASELSQNLRDKASALHNLGNTYMQLNKPDKAAEFYKQSLKQEPRNEQTRKNYEIAKLKDQENKQNQGKGGGGEGQQQQDQSGQGDQKKDGQQGAGSGPESEGKDNSGNNPNPDKQNNNGALPKGMQEAILNRVSDKERETAKKILNKDSYSMPESNEKDW
- a CDS encoding BatD family protein; protein product: MTRFYPILFIFFAAFSYAQVNLVVTTDRNTRDFKEEDPIVVNILLEIAGKDMIQQTPLRMFDTSRFEVIASGSEQNTFIDSKSGFRVNRTLYQYVLKPKKTGKLKIGSASVIVNDKLYHTEPFDIFISESEKKVIADKSFSEIYLNMELDRDEVYKNQPTVAVLRAYSRNLNSFRKVRDIKLPDNIKLTVRKVSSEKSEIEPAGNISSQVLAVFLIYPSESGRLDIGPVSARVSSGNSKILSNKSRLKVKSLPPSAPAGFKDAVGNFELQLSHSGEKAEVEKPVKVSLTLRGEGNFDNMTLPKIRESESYRFYTPKIVTNTKVSKSGVRGEVTAHYLIIPQKPGPLTVSTDAFSFFNPETGKYVDLGSREVKMDALTHNEILAARTPIEKVNDYTNTVLETVDNPVIKTTNLRVEERKTVNWKTVWINLGLLLAAALGLLWFRKYRRTNAGASSAKQQKDLGTIAETERELKAKEAVDTDIYVPYLQQLADNAQYDRFFETLAEMDAAFRAVFGTNTTADFKVVLEQSFGQNMAENYRILQQKIQMEKFAPVHTPEHIRELLEETRNLYSQINK
- a CDS encoding MarC family protein produces the protein MFEHFSWKEILTCSMVLFAVIDIIGSIPIIVSLKKKFGKIESEKAAIVAGLLMIVFLFVGNKILNFIGVDVNSFAIAGAFVIFIIALEMILGVQIQRNTEATSASIVPIAFPLIAGAGTLTTTLSLKAEYHDINIIFGIVLNTIFVYVVLKSANWIERKLGTGTLKVIEKVFGIILLAISIKLFTANFAQLFQTYVHF
- a CDS encoding chorismate-binding protein translates to MIFLKFPFQPEIFTVQGPENEFPVKLVSFDETETVRFGGKLMRLSNDEILSSTFPRVTGGPDPYFRSESKEEYLERVAKVIQFVRKNEIPKLVLSRQKYLPYSKLSGSGEIDFGRSFLNLCRSYPNAFVYLFNKGPHCWMGAFSELLGRFNKKTSVFETMSLAGTLPLEEDWTDKETEEQRPVTLYIAETVQKYSSEIWISETYDHHSGNIKHLRTDFKAKVKKHDLEALIAELHPTPAVCGIPKDFCQKAIAAFEKNPRSFYSGYIRVETESEIQYFVNLRCARFTASGVHLYAGGGINAKSNPEKEWQETELKAGAVLNNLAVTDAT
- a CDS encoding PaaI family thioesterase, whose amino-acid sequence is MEDSKRNEILDRLNNWGRENLGKTLNIRFTDVDDESLTAEMPVEPRVHQPYGILHGGASVALAETLGSCLSVLHVDMEKYAPVGTNINSNHLRAIRTGTVTGKASFIRKGNTVHVSQIEIRDAKGHLINHTTMTNNIILHSKLS
- a CDS encoding 1-acyl-sn-glycerol-3-phosphate acyltransferase, whose translation is MKKIIGALALKMLGWKVVLHGDPKVLERCILVIAPHTHNMEYILGNFAYWALGKPLKIIIKDEHTKSWYGGIVKALGGIGIDRSQRNDLVKFVGRLFEKENFSLVITPEGTRSWVPKWRKGFYYMAMEAKLPIVLGAGDFKRNTVYLGHTIQYEKLKLMSYEEVLQHISDYYKEYDITPKVPENWNPNIS
- a CDS encoding PspC domain-containing protein, which encodes MNKTLSIGLAGFSFTIEEHAYIKLSDYLAALRSSLEPTEADEVMHDIEIRMVEIFKETLGRREVINDADVEKVIFQIGKPEVIEEQEEAYYSETNNKNSRKAFGNPGAKQLFRDPERQKIAGVCAGLAHYTGMDISAMRAIWLGIAILGIFTAAISTSLIILIYIIFWIVLPKAQTAADFLKMKGKPMNFDNLKSESNKLVQFANESTQRVGEIYTENKPYINNAGNGIWNVIRYILGGIFGLIGLSMLLASISVFGLAGTSNINFFDNLGFYLQDSNLGFLAIALAFLTVFIPALIFCYLAIKLFSPRTKLNNTGYVIGGLVLIWIALAAFTGASAIKYSTQYSGNNDETENVAINTTSDSIMVDVKKVVIPQNFKSYWDDIYSDGKTIYKQDYPDIHVRRENVAAPYLEVKKRADGYNLPLKVNIPVEIVNNKILLPNYYSYPYEYRFRDYRVDYELVVPQNMSVIALNDEQGFSLSDDRDEDDRYGNQNTGSNSIVVSSNNADSIIVNGKKVSKEEADLMIKKLKIDTDSIKDINISINGQKKVVSIKTR
- a CDS encoding PadR family transcriptional regulator; this encodes MNTENTKAQMRKGILEFCILSLIHEREMYVSDLIDELKKGRLDVVEGTLYPLLTRLKNGEFLSYRWEESTGGPPRKYYQITEKGNLFLAELLTTWRELNESVNQITKNNPTSGTENPFQANS